A DNA window from Prochlorococcus marinus XMU1406 contains the following coding sequences:
- the rpsG gene encoding 30S ribosomal protein S7, with product MSRRNAAVKRPVLPDPQFNSRLASMMISRLMKHGKKSTAQKILSDAFSLISERTGGNAVELFETAVKNATPLVEVRARRVGGATYQVPMEVRQERGTAMALRWLVTFSRARNGKSMSQKLAGELMDAANETGSSVKKREDTHKMAEANKAFAHYRY from the coding sequence ATGTCACGTCGTAATGCAGCAGTAAAAAGACCAGTTCTCCCAGATCCTCAATTTAATAGCCGTTTAGCTTCTATGATGATTTCTCGATTGATGAAACATGGAAAAAAATCTACAGCTCAAAAAATATTGTCTGATGCTTTCTCTTTAATAAGTGAGAGAACTGGCGGGAATGCAGTTGAATTATTTGAAACAGCAGTTAAAAATGCTACGCCTCTTGTTGAGGTAAGAGCTAGAAGGGTTGGTGGTGCCACATATCAAGTGCCTATGGAAGTACGCCAAGAGAGGGGTACAGCTATGGCATTAAGATGGCTTGTCACATTCTCACGGGCGAGAAATGGCAAAAGTATGTCTCAAAAACTTGCTGGTGAGTTAATGGACGCTGCAAATGAAACCGGTAGTTCTGTTAAAAAAAGAGAAGATACCCACAAAATGGCTGAAGCTAATAAAGCTTTTGCACATTACAGATATTAA
- the rpsL gene encoding 30S ribosomal protein S12 has protein sequence MPTISQLIGSERKRLTRKTKSPALKACPERRGVCTRVYTSTPKKPNSALRKVARVRLTSGFEVTAYIPGIGHNLQEHSVVLLRGGRVKDLPGVRYHIIRGTLDTAGVKDRRQSRSKYGAKAPKD, from the coding sequence ATGCCAACCATCTCACAATTAATAGGTTCAGAAAGAAAACGTCTGACAAGAAAAACAAAATCCCCAGCTTTAAAGGCTTGCCCTGAAAGAAGAGGGGTATGTACTAGAGTTTATACATCAACACCTAAAAAACCTAATTCAGCTCTTAGAAAAGTTGCAAGGGTTAGATTAACTTCTGGTTTTGAAGTAACGGCTTATATTCCTGGAATTGGACATAATTTACAAGAACACTCTGTAGTACTTCTTAGGGGTGGAAGAGTTAAGGACTTACCTGGGGTTAGATATCATATAATAAGAGGAACTTTAGATACGGCTGGAGTCAAAGATAGACGTCAATCCAGATCTAAGTATGGAGCAAAAGCTCCAAAAGATTAA